A genome region from Streptomyces sp. S4.7 includes the following:
- a CDS encoding LacI family DNA-binding transcriptional regulator has translation MVDGVTLPLPKMSGAGTPRLSDIAGQASVSEATVSRVLNGKPGVADSTRQRVLAALDILGYERPVRLRRRSAGLIGLVTPELINPIFPAFAQAVEQVLAGHGYTPVLCTQLPGGATEDELVEQLVERGVGGIVFLSGLHADTSADPSRYAALIDRGVPFVMINGCNDRVSAPFVSLDDRAAMRMAVGHLADLGHRRIGLATGPLRYVPSARKREGFIDALGVCLGLPREEAQEQVCCTLFSVEGGQVAAGALLDRGCTGIVCGSDMMALGVVRAARERGLRVPQDVSVVGFDDSQLIAFTDPPLTTVRQPVQAMAGAAVGALLEEIGGSPVQRTEYVFQPELVVRGSTAGARTAMGSPLGD, from the coding sequence GTGGTGGACGGTGTGACGCTGCCCCTCCCCAAGATGTCCGGAGCCGGTACGCCACGGCTCTCGGACATCGCGGGACAGGCATCGGTCAGCGAGGCGACGGTCAGCCGGGTGCTCAACGGCAAGCCCGGCGTCGCGGACAGCACACGCCAACGCGTCCTCGCGGCCCTCGACATCCTGGGGTACGAGCGTCCCGTACGGCTGCGCCGGCGCAGCGCCGGGCTCATCGGTCTGGTGACCCCGGAGCTGATCAACCCGATCTTCCCGGCGTTCGCCCAGGCCGTCGAACAGGTCCTGGCCGGGCACGGCTACACACCGGTCCTGTGCACCCAACTGCCGGGCGGGGCAACGGAGGACGAACTGGTCGAGCAGCTGGTGGAGCGCGGCGTCGGCGGCATCGTCTTCCTGTCCGGACTGCACGCGGACACCTCGGCCGACCCCTCGCGCTACGCCGCGCTCATCGACCGGGGGGTGCCGTTCGTCATGATCAACGGCTGCAACGACCGTGTCAGCGCGCCGTTCGTCTCCCTGGACGACCGGGCGGCCATGCGGATGGCCGTCGGGCACCTCGCCGATCTGGGGCACCGGCGGATCGGCCTGGCGACGGGACCGCTGCGGTACGTGCCCTCCGCGCGCAAGCGCGAGGGCTTCATCGACGCGCTGGGCGTCTGCCTCGGACTCCCGCGCGAGGAGGCCCAGGAGCAGGTGTGCTGCACGCTGTTCAGCGTGGAGGGCGGCCAGGTCGCGGCCGGCGCGCTCCTGGACCGCGGCTGCACGGGCATCGTCTGCGGCAGCGACATGATGGCGCTGGGCGTGGTGCGGGCCGCCCGCGAGCGCGGGCTGCGGGTCCCGCAGGACGTCTCGGTGGTCGGCTTCGACGACTCGCAGCTGATCGCCTTCACCGACCCGCCGCTCACGACGGTCCGGCAGCCGGTGCAGGCGATGGCGGGGGCGGCGGTGGGCGCGCTGCTGGAGGAGATCGGGGGAAGTCCCGTGCAGCGTACGGAGTATGTGTTCCAGCCGGAGCTGGTGGTCCGGGGATCGACGGCGGGCGCGCGAACGGCCATGGGGAGCCCGTTGGGCGATTGA
- a CDS encoding glycoside hydrolase family 13 protein: protein MTQHLAAPSTGTSDDAPGHHSGWWQDAVIYQVYPRSFADSNGDGMGDLEGVRSRLPYLRALGVDAVWLSPFYASPQADAGYDVADYRAIDPMFGSLLDADALIRDAHELNLRIIVDVVPNHSSDQHDWFRRAVQDGPGSALRDRYHFRPGKGPDGELPPNDWESIFGGPAWTRTTDPDGTPGEWYLHLFAPEQPDFNWDHPAVADEFRSILRFWLDMGVDGFRVDVAHGLVKAAGLPDIGSDSQLKLLGSSEYGLPFFDQDGVHEIYRSWRTILDEYPGERIAVAEAWTPTVERTANYVRPDEMHQAFNFQYLSTFWDAAALRDVIDTSLAAMRPVGAPTTWVLSNHDVTRHTTRFAHPVALGTQLRDAGDRELGLRRARAATLLMLALPGSAYVYQGEELGLPDVTDLPDEARQDPSYFRAAGQDGFRDGCRVPIPWTREGSSYGFGSGGSWLPQPGGWGALSVEAQTGVEGSSLELYRAAIAARRAHPGLGAGSSVDWQDAPEGVLVFARPGFLCTVNTTGSPVRIPVRGSLLLASGPGTVTDTDPSGTNGVHEAELPADTTVWWTV, encoded by the coding sequence ATGACCCAGCACCTCGCTGCCCCTTCCACCGGCACGTCCGACGACGCCCCGGGCCACCACTCCGGCTGGTGGCAGGACGCGGTGATCTACCAGGTCTATCCGCGCAGCTTCGCCGACTCCAACGGCGACGGCATGGGCGATCTCGAAGGCGTACGGAGCCGGCTGCCGTACCTGCGCGCACTGGGTGTCGACGCCGTCTGGCTCAGCCCGTTCTACGCCTCGCCGCAGGCCGACGCGGGCTACGACGTCGCCGACTACCGCGCCATCGACCCCATGTTCGGCTCCCTCCTCGACGCGGACGCGCTGATCCGCGACGCGCACGAGCTGAACCTGCGGATCATCGTCGACGTGGTGCCCAACCACTCCTCCGACCAGCACGACTGGTTCCGCCGCGCCGTCCAGGACGGTCCCGGATCGGCCCTGCGCGACCGCTACCACTTCCGTCCCGGCAAGGGCCCGGACGGCGAACTCCCGCCCAACGACTGGGAGTCCATCTTCGGCGGACCCGCCTGGACCAGGACCACCGACCCGGACGGCACCCCCGGCGAGTGGTATCTGCACCTCTTCGCGCCCGAGCAGCCCGACTTCAACTGGGACCACCCGGCCGTCGCCGACGAGTTCCGCTCCATCCTGCGCTTCTGGCTCGACATGGGCGTCGACGGCTTCCGCGTGGATGTCGCCCACGGACTCGTCAAGGCCGCCGGGCTCCCCGACATCGGCAGCGACAGCCAGCTCAAGCTGCTGGGCAGCAGTGAATACGGTCTGCCGTTCTTCGACCAGGACGGTGTGCACGAGATCTACCGCAGCTGGCGCACCATCCTCGACGAGTACCCCGGCGAGCGGATCGCCGTCGCCGAGGCATGGACACCCACCGTCGAGCGCACCGCGAACTACGTGCGCCCCGACGAGATGCACCAGGCGTTCAACTTCCAGTATCTGAGCACCTTCTGGGACGCCGCGGCCCTCCGCGACGTCATCGACACCTCGCTCGCCGCGATGCGTCCCGTCGGCGCGCCCACCACCTGGGTGCTCTCCAACCACGACGTCACCCGGCACACCACCCGCTTCGCCCACCCCGTCGCCCTCGGCACCCAGCTCCGGGACGCCGGAGACCGCGAACTGGGACTGCGCCGCGCCCGCGCGGCGACGCTGCTGATGCTCGCCCTGCCCGGCTCCGCCTACGTCTACCAGGGCGAGGAACTGGGCCTGCCCGACGTCACCGACCTCCCCGACGAGGCCAGGCAGGACCCCTCGTACTTCCGCGCGGCGGGCCAGGACGGCTTCCGTGACGGCTGCCGGGTGCCGATCCCGTGGACCCGCGAGGGCTCGTCGTACGGCTTCGGCTCCGGCGGCAGCTGGCTGCCCCAGCCCGGCGGCTGGGGCGCGCTGAGCGTCGAGGCGCAGACCGGGGTGGAGGGCTCCAGTCTGGAGCTGTACCGCGCGGCCATCGCCGCCCGGCGCGCACACCCGGGGCTCGGCGCCGGATCGTCCGTCGACTGGCAGGACGCCCCGGAGGGGGTGCTGGTCTTCGCGCGCCCCGGCTTCCTCTGCACGGTCAACACGACCGGCTCGCCGGTCCGGATCCCGGTGCGCGGCAGTCTGCTGCTCGCCAGCGGCCCGGGCACCGTCACCGACACCGACCCCTCGGGGACGAACGGCGTCCACGAGGCCGAGCTGCCCGCCGACACCACGGTGTGGTGGACGGTGTGA
- a CDS encoding carbohydrate ABC transporter permease — protein MTQPRTNTPHATPARPAAKVRRRGDRSRAASVGLHATLIVASVIAVFPVLWVLLTSLKPAAYATTTDFFKETTFENYTKLLADTPFLTWFGNSLLIAGLTTVLGVFTAATTGYAVSRFRFPGKRGLMWTLLITQMFPMAVLIVPLYNIMSSLGLLNQAAGLVITYLTIAVPFCAWMMKGFFDTIPREIDESGMVDGLTPFGTFWRLILPLAKPGLAVTAFYSFVTAWGEVAYASAFMVGDENLTLAGGLQKFVNQYGAQWGPMTAASVLIAIPAAIVFLFAQRHLVTGVSAGAVKG, from the coding sequence GTGACCCAGCCCCGGACGAACACTCCGCACGCCACGCCCGCGCGGCCGGCGGCCAAGGTGCGGCGCCGCGGCGACCGCTCCAGGGCCGCGTCCGTCGGCCTGCACGCCACCCTGATCGTGGCCTCCGTCATCGCGGTCTTCCCCGTGCTGTGGGTGCTGCTGACGTCGCTGAAGCCCGCCGCGTACGCGACGACGACGGACTTCTTCAAAGAGACGACGTTCGAGAACTACACCAAGCTGCTGGCCGACACACCGTTCCTCACCTGGTTCGGCAACTCGCTGCTCATCGCCGGACTCACCACCGTGCTGGGCGTGTTCACCGCGGCCACCACCGGCTACGCCGTCAGCCGCTTCCGGTTCCCCGGCAAGCGCGGGCTGATGTGGACCCTGCTGATCACGCAGATGTTCCCGATGGCGGTCCTCATCGTGCCGCTGTACAACATCATGTCGAGCCTCGGCCTGCTCAATCAGGCCGCCGGTCTGGTGATCACGTACCTGACGATCGCCGTGCCGTTCTGCGCCTGGATGATGAAGGGCTTCTTCGACACCATCCCGCGCGAGATCGACGAGTCGGGGATGGTCGACGGGCTCACTCCGTTCGGCACCTTCTGGCGGCTGATCCTGCCGCTCGCCAAGCCCGGTCTCGCGGTGACCGCGTTCTACTCCTTCGTCACCGCCTGGGGCGAAGTGGCGTACGCCTCCGCCTTCATGGTCGGCGACGAGAACCTCACCCTCGCGGGCGGTTTGCAGAAGTTCGTCAACCAGTACGGCGCCCAGTGGGGTCCGATGACAGCGGCGTCCGTGCTCATCGCGATACCCGCGGCGATCGTCTTCCTCTTCGCGCAGCGCCATCTGGTGACCGGCGTCTCCGCGGGCGCCGTCAAGGGCTGA
- a CDS encoding sugar ABC transporter permease has translation MAVHTGQSVVKAAGDSDVARGRSRGTGKPPGGLRRSVSTHWYAWAMVAPVVAVIGVIVGYPLVRGVYLSLTDANERNVERNIGVNHLPATYEFVGLDNYADALTGGQFLSTLGWTLVWTVSCVGITFALGLGLANMLNRRIAGRSAYRMMLILPWAVPGFVSVFAWRFLYNEDRGFLNKLLAGGGIDAVPWLNDPTWAKFSVIAVNIWLGVPFMLVALLGGLQSIPGEMYEAAEMDGAGPWQRFRHITMPGLRSVSTTVILLSTIWTFNMFPVIFLLTRGGPGEATQILVTQAYKFSFEISPRDFAQSSTWGVLILVLLMIFAVVYQRVLRKQGDTW, from the coding sequence ATGGCTGTCCACACCGGCCAGTCGGTGGTGAAGGCCGCGGGTGACTCGGATGTCGCCCGCGGCCGGAGCCGCGGCACTGGCAAACCCCCCGGCGGGCTGCGGCGCTCGGTCTCGACCCACTGGTACGCCTGGGCCATGGTCGCCCCCGTGGTGGCCGTGATCGGCGTGATCGTCGGGTACCCGCTGGTCCGCGGCGTCTATCTGTCGCTGACCGACGCCAACGAACGCAACGTCGAGCGGAACATCGGCGTCAACCACCTGCCCGCCACCTACGAGTTCGTCGGCCTCGACAACTACGCCGACGCCCTGACGGGCGGTCAGTTCCTGTCCACGCTCGGCTGGACGCTGGTGTGGACGGTCTCCTGTGTCGGCATCACCTTCGCGCTCGGCCTCGGCCTCGCGAATATGCTGAATCGCCGGATCGCGGGCCGCTCCGCCTACCGGATGATGCTCATCCTGCCCTGGGCCGTACCGGGCTTCGTGTCCGTCTTCGCCTGGCGCTTCCTCTACAACGAGGACCGCGGCTTCCTCAACAAGCTGCTCGCCGGCGGCGGCATCGACGCCGTGCCGTGGCTGAACGACCCCACCTGGGCCAAGTTCTCCGTCATCGCCGTGAACATCTGGCTCGGTGTGCCCTTCATGCTCGTGGCCCTGCTCGGCGGACTGCAGTCCATTCCGGGGGAGATGTACGAGGCCGCCGAGATGGACGGCGCCGGCCCCTGGCAGCGCTTCAGGCACATCACCATGCCGGGCCTCAGGTCGGTCAGCACGACCGTGATCCTGCTCAGCACCATCTGGACGTTCAACATGTTCCCGGTGATCTTCCTGCTGACCAGAGGCGGACCCGGTGAGGCCACCCAGATCCTGGTGACCCAGGCGTACAAGTTCTCCTTCGAGATCAGCCCACGCGACTTCGCCCAGTCGTCCACCTGGGGCGTGCTGATCCTCGTACTCCTGATGATCTTCGCCGTGGTCTACCAACGAGTCCTCCGCAAGCAGGGAGATACCTGGTGA
- a CDS encoding extracellular solute-binding protein, whose translation MRRGITATALVATLAIAATACGGDEESTGGKSSSGELTGTVTWWDTSTVGSEDKVFKKLAEDFEAKHKGVDVKYVNVPFGEAQNKFKNAAQSGSGAPDVIRSEVAWTPEFADLGYLAPLDGTAALKDEKDFVPQAAASTKYDGKTYAVPQVIDSLGIFYNKKLFKDAGVEVPGTIDELKTVSKTIKDKTGKTGMYLRGDDAYWFLSFLYGEGGDLVDAEGKTVTVDSPAGVKAMEVVKDLVDSGAAKTDATDGWENMQAAFKGGDVAMMINGPWAIADTYAGPQFKDKANLGVAPVPAGSAGQGAPQGGHNLGVYAGSKNLDASYAFVEYMSSAESQAKITTELNLLPTRTSVYSQPDVAKNEIVGFFKPVVDKAIERPWIPETGSLFAPLVTEYTKVLTGQTTPEKGVGATGDSYRKLLKGWK comes from the coding sequence ATGCGACGTGGCATAACGGCCACCGCCCTGGTCGCGACCCTGGCGATCGCGGCGACCGCCTGCGGCGGCGACGAGGAGTCCACCGGCGGCAAGTCGAGCTCGGGCGAGCTCACCGGAACGGTCACCTGGTGGGACACCTCCACCGTGGGCAGCGAGGACAAGGTCTTCAAGAAGCTCGCCGAGGACTTCGAGGCCAAGCACAAGGGCGTCGACGTCAAGTACGTCAACGTGCCCTTCGGTGAGGCGCAGAACAAGTTCAAGAACGCCGCGCAGTCCGGCTCCGGCGCCCCCGACGTGATCCGCTCCGAGGTCGCGTGGACGCCCGAGTTCGCCGACCTCGGCTACCTCGCGCCGCTGGACGGCACCGCCGCGCTGAAGGACGAGAAGGACTTCGTGCCGCAGGCCGCCGCCTCCACCAAGTACGACGGCAAGACGTACGCGGTCCCGCAGGTCATCGACTCCCTCGGCATCTTCTACAACAAGAAGCTGTTCAAGGACGCGGGGGTCGAAGTCCCGGGGACCATCGACGAGTTGAAGACCGTCTCGAAGACCATCAAGGACAAGACCGGTAAGACCGGCATGTATCTGCGCGGCGACGACGCGTACTGGTTCCTGTCGTTCCTCTACGGCGAGGGCGGCGACCTGGTCGACGCCGAGGGCAAGACCGTCACCGTCGACAGCCCGGCCGGTGTCAAGGCCATGGAGGTCGTGAAGGACCTGGTCGACTCCGGGGCCGCCAAGACCGACGCCACCGACGGCTGGGAGAACATGCAGGCCGCCTTCAAGGGCGGCGACGTGGCCATGATGATCAACGGCCCGTGGGCGATCGCCGACACCTACGCCGGACCGCAGTTCAAGGACAAGGCGAACCTGGGCGTCGCACCGGTGCCCGCCGGCTCGGCCGGCCAGGGCGCCCCGCAGGGCGGCCACAACCTCGGTGTCTACGCGGGCTCCAAGAACCTCGACGCCTCCTACGCGTTCGTCGAGTACATGTCCTCCGCCGAGTCCCAGGCGAAGATCACCACCGAGCTGAACCTGCTGCCGACCCGTACGTCGGTCTACTCCCAGCCGGACGTCGCCAAGAACGAGATCGTCGGCTTCTTCAAGCCGGTCGTCGACAAGGCCATCGAGCGCCCCTGGATCCCGGAGACCGGCAGCCTGTTCGCGCCGCTGGTGACCGAGTACACCAAGGTCCTCACCGGTCAGACGACCCCGGAGAAGGGCGTCGGGGCGACCGGCGACTCCTACCGCAAGCTGCTCAAGGGCTGGAAGTAG